The DNA region GATAATGTAGCTTAAGGAGGGATCGAAGGCGAGACGTATATCCTCTTCCGAAGGCCGGGCGGGAGTAGCAGGGTGGCTGTGGAAGTTGCCCAGCAGGGTGTAGCCCTTTTTTCGTATATCCGCGATAGCCTTAAACTGTTCTTCCGGGGCCATGGAAAAATGTTCTGCGCTTTTGTCTGTATTGGTAAGGCAGTATACCGCCTTGACGGTTTTTTCGTTCCCTACAGTTTCGCCCGCAAAGAGACCGCAGGCTTCGTTGGGAAGCCCCTGGACCGCATGGGCTATCATGAGGTCAAAATGCTCCTTGGGCAGGATCAGCATCTTCCACCGCCGCCCATATAGTAGAGAAATTCAACAACAGCGCCTTCTTTCACCAGGGTGGTGTCAAAGTTGGCCCGCAAAATCATTTCATCGTTTAGCTGGACACTGACATATTCGGGCATTTCAACCTTGGCTTCTTCAAGCAGCTTGCTGACGCTGATTTCCCCGGAAACTTCAATTTTTTTTCCATTTGTTGTAACTGTCACCGCGGCTTCCTCCAGGGTTTTTATTACATGTTTACATCTTTTTTGCAAGCCCCTTGACATAAATCATCATACTATTTACCTATAATTAATATGAAAAGTTCTATAACTGGACTGATATGTCCCAAGTGTCACGCGCATTATGATCACCGGGAATTGCAGGGCCTTTGCCGGTGCGGTTCTCCCCTGCTGGTCGAATATGATCTGATCAGTGTGGGTAAAAAGGTAAACCCGGACAAACTTCGGCACCGTCCTGCCACGCTCTGGCGCTATGGAGAACTGTTGCCGGTTCTGGATGAAAGCAATATTGTGTCCCTGGGCGAAGGTTTTACGCCCCTTACCCTACTTCCAAAAATTACCGCTAAATATGATTTTGGCAATCTGCTTATGAAGGACGAAGGAGTGATCCCTACCGGGACCTTCAAAGCCCGGGGCGCAGCGGTAGGGGTGTCCAAGGCTAAAGAATTGGGTGTGACCCATGTAGCTATGCCGACTAACGGTAACGCCGGAGCCGCCTGGGCAGTATACGCCGCCAGGGCTGGTATTTCGGCCCACATCCTCATGCCCGAGGATGCGCCCCGGATCACCAGAAATGAAAGCATAGCCGCCGGGGCAGAAGTGTACCTTGTCCAGGGGCTTATCAGCGACTGCGGCAAAATTCTGGCCCGGTCCATCCCTGCCCACGGCTGGTATGATGTCAGTACCCTCAAGGAGCCTTACCGTATTGAAGGCAAAAAGACCATGGGTTATGAAATTGTTGAACAATTAGGCTGGCAGGTTCCGGACGTCATTGCCTACCCCACAGGTGGCGGTGTGGGGATTATCGGGATTTATAAGGCCTTAAAGGAGATGCAGGGATTGGGCTGGATCGGGGAGAAATTGCCCCGGCTGGTGGCGGTCCAGGCTTCCGGCTGCGCTCCCATTGTGGAGGCTTACCGTAAAAAGGCAAAAGAAAGTGAATTTTTCCCCAATTCAAAGACAATCGCCTTCGGCATTAACGTTCCAAAGGCGCTGGGGGATTTTTTGGTCCTGGAAGCCCTGTATGAAACCGGCGGCTGTGCGGTCGCGGTGGAGGATCGGGAAATACTGGAATCCCTTGCGGAACTGGCTTCGACGGAGGGCGCCTTTGTCTGTCCGGAAGGCGCGGCGGTTCTGGCGGCCTTGAAAAGACTAAGGGCCGAAAACTGGCTCAAGGCGGACGAAACGGCGGTTTTGCTGAATACCGGCGCGGGTATTAAATATCCCGATACCCTGCAATTTAAACTAAACTATTGCCCAGTGGATGGGACTATTTGATCTTATCGATACTTAATTTTTTTAGGCTGTTCTAAATTCGCTTGACAGGAAATTCTCGATACAATATGATATTAAATATCTATATTTAGTAGGATATAAAAGGAGGAAAAAATGAAAAGAGAAGGTTTTGGTAAAATAGTACCCTATGCATTAGTGGTTTCCCTGTTTTTTGCAGCGATAGGCGGGGTCAGTGCGGGCGGACAAAGCGCCTCCGCTGGTGGGACAGAACAGAAGGGCAGCGTTGAGTTGCTCAATGTTTCTTATGATCCCACCCGGGAGTTATACCGGGAGTATAACGATGCCTTTGCAAAGTATTACAAGGATAAGACCGGGGTTGAGGTAACCATCCGGCAGTCCCATGGCGGTTCCGGGGGACAGGCTCGGGGCGTTATTGAAGGTAACGAAGCGGATGTGGTTACCCTGGCATTGGCCTACGATGTGATGCAGATAGGCGATAAGGCCGGCATCATTGACTCAAACTGGCAGACGAGGCTCCCAAACAACAGTTCCCCCTATACCTCGACCATCGTGTTTCTGGTGCGGGCGGGAAATCCCAAAAATATTAAGGATTGGGATGATTTGGTAAAGAGCGGCGTTCAGATCATAACCCCGGACCCCAAGACTTCCGGCGGGGCCCAGTGGAATTACCTTGCGGCCTATGCCTTTGCCAAGGAAAAATACGGCAGCGATGCCCAGGCCAGGGAATTTGTGAAACAGCTTTACAATAATGTCCCGGTCCTGGATTCCGGTGCCCGGGGGGCCACCAATACCTTTGTACAGAGGGGCCTGGGGGATGTGCTCCTGGCTTGGGAAAATGAGGCCTTCCTTTCTATCAATGAGCTTGGGAAGGATCAGTTTGAGATTGTGGTTCCTTCCCTGAGTATCCTGGCGGAACCCACGGTTTCCTGGGTGGACGGAATTACCTCCAGGCACGGAACCCTTGAGGTGGCCAAGGAATACCTGAGCTACCTGTATTCCGATGAGGGCCAGAGGATAGCCGGGAGGAACTACTACCGTCCTTCAAACCCGCAGATAGCCCAGGAATTTGTGACCCAGTTCCCCAATTTGAAGCTGGTTCATATTGATGATTACTTCGGCGGCTGGAGAAAGGTTCACGATTACTATTTTTCTGACGGTGGGGAATTTGACACTATCATAGCGGAACTGAAGAAGAAATAGGGACGTAGTATGGGAATAAGGATATTCGGACCGAAAAAGAACAGGGCCAAGCTCCCGGGTTTTGGATTAACCCTGGGTTTGTCCATGCTCTATATGACCATCCTTATCTTTATTCCCTTGAGCGCCCTCATCTTGTATTCCGCTAAGCTGCCGATTAAGGAATTCTGGGCCCTCATCTCGGATGAACGGGTTGTTACGGCTTTTAAAATTTCATTTTCATCAACTTTCTATGCGGCGGTTTTTAATTTTTTCTTCGGCCTCATCCTGGCCTGGGTTTTGACCAGGTATAATTTTTTTGGCAAGCGGGTTCTGGATGCCCTGATCGATCTGCCCTTTGCCATACCAACCGCAGTGGCAGGTATTTCCCTGGCCACCCTGTTTTCCAAAAACGGAATCCTGGGGGTCTTTCTGCATAAGTTCGGCATAGAGATTGCCTATTCAAAAGCAGGGATAGTAATAGCCTTGATCTTTATCGGGCTACCCTTTGTGGTACGGACCGTGCAGCCGGTTATCCAGGAACTGGACAAGGAGCTGGAAGAAGCCGCCAGCAGCCTGGGGGCGAATTTCTACCAGATTTTTTTTAGGGTACTTTTTCCCGCTATTTTTCCCGCCCTGCTTACGGGCTTTGCCCTGGCCTTTGCCCGGGGCCTGGGAGAGTACGGTTCCATCATATTCATTTCCAGCAACATGCCCTACGAAACGGAAATCGTACCATTGTTGATAGTAAAGAAACTGTTACAGTTTGATTACCGGGGCGCCAGCGCCATCGGTGTAACCATGCTTGTTTGCGCCTTTGTACTTTTGCTTTTAATCAACCTTCTGCAGAGTTTTGCCCGGAGGAGGAAAATTAATTGAGCGCCTATCATCGGCTCAACAAGGAGCCCCGCTGGATTAAACCGGTTTTAATAGCTATTTCCCTGATTTTTATGGCGGTATTTATTTTTATACCCCTCATAACCATCTTCTCCCAGGCCTTTGACTCCGGGGTGGGCGCCTATTTTAAGGCTCTGGGCAACAAGGATATTTTTGCCGCCATACGGCTCACCCTGGTTACCGCCTTGGTCTGCGTTCCCCTCAATACATTCTTTGGCATTTTGCTTGCCTGGGCTATCACTAAATTTGATTTCAGGGGTAAAAATATTCTTATTACCCTTATTGAAGTACCCTTTGCCATTTCTCCGGTTATTGCGGGGCTGCTTTTTATTTTTCTCTTTGGTTCCTTTGGCTGGTTCGGACACTGGCTTATGGCCCATCATGTAAAAATTGTTTTCGCTGTTCCGGGTATTTTTATTGCCACCGCCTTTGTCACCTTCCCCTTTGTGGCCCGGGAACTGATTCCCCTGATGCAGGAGATGGGCAAGGATGATGAGGAGGCGGCCATGACCTTGGGTGCAAACGGCCTGCAAACCTTTTTCAGGATTACCCTGCCCAATATTAAGTGGGGGCTCCTGTACGGGGTGGTCCTGACCAACGCCCGGGCCATGGGTGAATTCGGCGCAGTGGCGGTGGTCTCCGGGCTTATCCGGGGGGTAACTACCACCATGCCGCTATACATTGATATCCTCTACGGAGAGTATCTGTTCCGGGCGGCCTTCGCGGTGGCCTCCCTCTTAACCCTCCTTGCCCTGGTAACACTTATTGCCAAAACTATCATTGAACATTTTATTGCGGAGCAGCGGAAATCCGCTGAAGTTTAAGGAAGCGCCTTATGAGTATAGAAATCGCGGGGATACATAAAAAATTCGGGGACTTTACTGCTCTGGAAAACGTCAACCTTTCTATTCCCACCGGGGAGATTACCGCCCTTCTGGGGCCCTCGGGCTCGGGGAAGACAACGTTACTGCGGATCATCGCCGGGCTTGAAACTCCCGATGCGGGAACCATCAGTCTATTCGGCGAGGATTCCACCAACAAGCAGACCAAGGATCGGAAGGTGGGCTTCGTCTTTCAGCACTACGCCCTGTTTAAACACATGAGCGTTTTTGAGAATATTGCCTTCGGTCTGCGGATTCGCCCCCGGAAGCTGCGGCCCTCTAAGGCGGAGATTCGCGATAAGGTCTTTAAGCTGCTTTCCCTGGTTCAACTGGAGTCCCTGGCGAACAGGCTGCCTTCCGAGTTAAGCGGCGGCCAGAAACAGCGGGTTGCCCTGGCCCGGGCCTTGGCCATTGAGCCCCGGGTACTGCTTTTGGACGAACCCTTCGGCGCCCTGGACGCCAAGGTGCGGCAGGAACTGCGGCGCTGGCTCCGGTTCCTCCACGACGAAATCCACATTACCAGCGTGTTTGTGACCCATGACCAGGAAGAGGCTTTGGAGGTTTCGGATAATATTGTTATTCTGAATAAGGGAAAGGTTGAACAGGTCGGGTCCCCTGAAGACGTGTATGATCATCCGGCGAATCCCTTTGTATATGGATTCCTGGGTAATGTAAATCTCTTTCACGCCCGGCTGGACAAGGGGGTTCTTAACCTGGAACACCGGGAAGACGATCCCCAGGATGCGGATGTTTCATTCTTTGTCCGGCCTCAGGATGTTGCCATCAGCCTTACGAACGGGGATGGGCGGGGCATTGAAGCGCAAATTCTTACCCATAGAATTCTGGGGGGCAGGGTACGGGTGAACCTAAAAACTCTGGTGGGGGATAAAGAAATCGAAGCAGATATTGAAAAGAAACAGTGGAACCTTATAAAAGAAGAAAACAGGGATAGGGTGTATATCATTTTTTCCGGGGCTAAAATATACTCAAAGGATGAAGTTTGGAGCGACTATGCCATCTAACCGGATACTGGCCTCTATATTGGATAAGATCAGTGGCCCCATGGCCCTTGCGTTCAGCCATCAGGCGGAGGACGCCGCTGTATTGCACCTGGTATTACAGTCCTTTCCGGAATTCGCTTCCGGGGGCTTAGAAGGATCGGGCCGGACTCTGGAAGTTTTTACCCTGGACACAGAAAAACTATTCCCCGAGACCCTCGCGTACCACGAAGAGGTGGAACGGTTTTTTAAAGTTCCCATTAAAAAGTACCGCCCCGATGGGGGTGAAGTCAAAAAACTGGAAGAAGAGCTTGGTGATGAATGGGGCATGCGGGGGAGCCTGGAAAAACGGCACCTCTGCTGCAAGGTAAGAAAGGTGGATGTCCTGGGCAAAGTCCTGGCGGGCAAGAGTGCCTGGATCACGGGCCTTCGGGCTGCCCAGTCGGTTACCCGGACGGGCCTTCAGGTTTTAGAATACGATGAACAGAACGGGCTTATCAAAATAAACCCCCTGGCCGCCTGGAGCGACGATGACCTGGCTGCCTATATTAAAGAACATCAGATACCTCTTAACCCCCTGTATAGTGAGGGTTTTAAAAGTATAGGCTGCGCTCCCTGCACCCGGGCGGTGAAGGAAGGGGAGGATATACGGGCCGGCAGATGGTGGTGGGAAAACCCGGACCACAAGGAATGCGGCTTGCATAATAGAAGGAAAACAGGGTGAGTGAAGAAACCGGATTGACAAAACTGGACAGGCTGGAATCCCAAAGTATTTTTATTATCCGGGAAGCCTATAAATCATTCAAGAACATCGGTATGCTCTGGTCCATTGGCAAGGATAGTACGGTGCTGTTATGGCTCGCCAAAAAAGCCTTCTTCGGCCATATCCCCTTTGAACTGATCCACATCGATACTAATTATAAGATCCCCGAAATGATAGCCTACCGGGACCGGTTGGCAAAGGAACTGAAGCTGCGGCTTGTGGTGGGGCAGAACAAAAAAGCCCTGGCGGAAAAGCGGACCTTTGTGGATGGCCTGGACCGGATATCCTGTTGCAAGGAACTCAAAACCATACCCCTCAGGCAAACCCTGGACGGCGTTGGCGCCCGGCGGGTCTACGATCCTAACCGGGATGTATGGGAAGAGTTTGAGACCGCCGAACCCTACAACGCGGTGATCGTGGGGGTACGGAGTGATGAAGAGGGGAGCCGTTCCAAGGAGCGGGTTTTTTCCGCCAGGGACGAAAAGAGCGAGTGGGACGCCAGTGCCCAGCCTCCTGAATTGTGGAATCTTTACAAAACCGAGTTCGCCCCCAAGACCCATGTGAGGGTCCACCCCCTGCTGGACTGGACCGAGCTTAATATTTGGGAATACATTGAGCGGGAAAAGATACCCACCATTTCTATTTATTATAACCAGGGTGAAGGCAAACGCTACCGTTCCCTGGGCTGTTACCCCTGCACCAGCCCGGTGGATTCCGATGCCCGGAACCCCGGGGAAATTATTGAGGAACTTATCAGTGGCAAATTCCGTAATATCGCTGAACGGTCCGGCCGGGCCCAGGATATAGACGGGGGCGGTACCCTGGAAACCCTGCGGAAAGAGGGGTATATGTGATGGCTATAACAACGACGGTGGAAGCTGCCAACCGGGAGCGGATGGACATCGTTATTACCGGTCATGTGGACCACGGCAAGAGCACCCTGGTAGGCCGGCTTCTGGCGGATACCCAGTCCCTGCCGGAGGGTAAATTACAAGCCGTGAAAGATTCCTGTAAAAAAAACGGCCGGGTTTTTGAATACGCCTTTCTCCTGGACGCCCTGGAGGATGAACAGAAACAGGGCATTACCATCGACAGCGCCCGTATATTTTTTAAGAGCAAGGTCCGGGAGTATATTATCATCGACGCTCCGGGGCATATCGAATTTTTGCGGAACATGCTGAGCGGTGCGTCCCGGGCAGTGGCGGCGGTGCTGGTAATCGACGCCGTTGAAGGGGTGGCGGAAAATTCCAAACGTCACGGCCTCCTCCTCTCCCTCCTGGGGATATCCCAGGTCCTGGTAGTGGTGAATAAGCTCGACGCCTTGAACTATGATCGGCAGGTATTTGAGGATATTAAAAAAGAATATGTGGCCTACCTGGAAACCCTTAAGGTAAAGCCCCTGGCCTTTGTGCCGGTGAGCGCACGGGAGGGCAAGAACATTACCGAAGCTGCGTCGGAGATGCCCTGGTATACTGGAAAAACGGTTCTGGAGATCCTCGATAGTTTTCGTAATCTCCCCTCCAACGAGGATTCCTTTTTTGCCATGCCGGTTCAGGATGTATACCGGTTCAGCAATGACAATGATGAACGGCGGATCTACGCCGGCACCATTGTAAGTGGGGAAATCAGCGTGGGGGAGTCCGTAACCTTTCTGCCTTCCCGCAAGGAAGCGCATATTAAAAACATTGAGGTTTGGAACGCGCCTTCTAAGACCAGGGCCATTACCGCTGAAGCATCAGGCTTTACCCTGGAAGAGGAAATCTACGTGAAGCGGGGGGAGGTGATGGTCAAATCCGCCGAGAAAGCCCCGGTGCAGACCGCCGAACGGATTCGGGCCAATGTAATTTGGCTTGGCGTCCGGCCCTTTAGTTTCAATAAGTCCTATCTGTTAAAATTGGGAAGCGCCCGGGCGGAAGTCCGGCTTGAAAAGATAGAAAGTTTCCTTGGCGAAGGCGAGCGGGAAGAGTACAGCGAACTCCGCCGTAACGACTGCGGCAGCGTGATCCTGAGCCTTTCCCGTCCCATGGCGGTTTCCGCTTTTTTTGACAACCCCGTTTTGGGGCGCTTTGTTATCGTGGACGGCTATGACGCCGCCGGCGGGGGCATAGTGCTGGAAAACCTGGATGCCAAAAAGACCTGGCAGAGCTTGAACAGCTTTGAGGGGGTCAACACCGGCGGGGGGTTTGAGGAAGAGCTTTTTGCGCTGCTGAAGAAGTATTTTCCCCATAGGTTCGAATGATGCTGTTGAATTTGACCTTTATCGGTTGGAACAGGGAATCCGGATTAATGAAGCGGGAAAATTGAAATATACCGCGGGGAAGCGGTTTGAAAATAGTTTTGTTGGATATTATTGGGATTGAAACGGAAATAGCGGTGTTTTAGCCGTGAACCCTAGTAATAACCTATAAATAATAATATACTGAGTGAAAATTGGAGATCAAAACCATGGGTAATCAGAAAGGAAAACACATTGCCATTTACGGCAAAGGCGGTATCGGGAAATCGACCACTACCTCCAATATCAGCGCCTCCCTGGCCGAGGCGGGATTTAAGGTAATACAGATAGGCTGTGACCCGAAAAGCGATTCCACTAATGTCCTACGGGGGAATGAATATCTGCCCACCGTGCTGGACAGTATGCGGGATGGCGGAAAGGTCCACCTGGATGATATTTCCAGGGCCGGATTTGGAGGGGTGCTGTGCATCGAATCCGGCGGGCCGGTGCCGGGTGTTGGCTGCGCGGGTCGGGGGATCAATGCCGCAGTAACTTTGCTGCAGGAACTGCATCTTTTTGACGAATTCAAGCCTGATTATGTGCTCTACGATGTGCTGGGGGACGTGGTATGCGGAGGCTTTGCCGTACCCATCCGGGACGGGATCACCGACCGGGCCTATGTGGTCAGTTCCTCGGATTTTATGGCCATCTATGCTGCAAATAATCTTTTTAAGGCCATCAGCAAATATGCCCCTTCAGGGGGAGCAAAGCTGGGGGGCATCATCGGCAATGGCCTTTCGGCGGGATATTCCCAAAGCATCATCGACGATTTTGCCCAAAAGACCGGTACAAAAGTGACGGGCTATATTCCCCGGTCTCTGGTTGTTTCCCAGAGCGAGCTCTACGGAAAAACGGTAATTGAGGCAAGTCCTGAATCGGAACATGCAAAACTGTACCGCGCTCTGGCAAAGACTGTAGCGGAAAATGAGGATTTGATGGTACCCAACCCCTTGGCGACCACAGAGCTGCGTTCCTGGGCAAAGGACTGGGGCGACAAGGTCTTTAAACTAGAGGAAGGGATAGTTGTAGGCAGCAGGGAAGCAATTTAAGAAAAACCAATGGCATTACTTGAAAGCAGAAAAGCGCTGACTAGAGAGAAACGAAACGGCGCGATCAGTCATTATCACGGGACCCTGGCGTCCATCTTGGAAGATAGTTCGGGGAAAGAACTTCAGTCCCGGGTCCGTACCTTAACCCAGAGCTCCCCGGGTGAAATAATATACGCCCTGCAGGCGGTAAGCGGCATTCATGATGCGGTGGTGATTATCCATGGCGCTTTGGGATGCGCCGCATCGGGGGTATGGTTTAATTCGGGCGAAAATCGCTCCTGGTATACCACCAACCTGAATGAAAGCGATACTATTCTTGGGGGTGACGAAAAACTGCGGGCTGCTATTCTGCGGGCTTATAATGAAAATCATCCTGAAGCAATTTTTATCATCGGAACCCCCATCATAGCAATCAATAATGATGATGTGGATTCGGTGGTCATTGAGCTGAGCGACGAACTTGGATGTAAAATTATTTATATAGATGTAAACGGCTTTAAAACAAAAAATGCCCTTTCCGGGTATGATGTGATTTTTCATGGGTTCCTGAAACATCTGGTGGAACCAAAGCAAAATCCGGTCAAGCCCTTTCTCAATCTTTTTACTGTATCGGAAAGTCCTGATAACGTGGCCGCAATCGTAGAACTGCTTCAGGTTCTTGATATTCCCTGCAACATTGTACCCCGGTTTTCCGGCCTTAATGGGATACGCCGTGCTTCCGGGGCCCTTTGCAGTGTTTCTCTGGACGATGCGGAAAATGAATATATAATGACCGGGCTTGAAGAACAGTATGGGGTTCCTGTGGTAAAAACAAATCCGCCTATAGGCACCGCAGGGGTTTATGATTTTATTAAAAAAATTGCCGCCCACTTTGACCGGAATGCACAGGCGGAGACGCTGATAAAAGACGAGGAACAGAAGATCAGCGGCCGACGCAGTAAGAAACCATTCGCAGGTAAAAAGATTCTACTGGAGGCGGATTTGCACCGAGTCGTGAGTTTTTCCTCATTGATTGAAGAATTGGGGGGAGAAATATCCGGCATTGTAATCCCTCATTTGGATATTCAGAATGCGGGTAAATTAAAAGACCTTTCGATACTGCCCAGAACCGTACCTTTTATAGTGGCCCAGGGGCAGCAGTTTGAAATTGCCAATGTTCTGAATAGATATCCGGCGGATTTTTATATAGGGCGATCCGAAACTGCGGCTGCGGCAGCCCGGTTTGGCGCAATTCCTCTTCCCCTTGATGGGATTACCTATTATGGGTATCGGGGGATCGGCGAAGTGGTAAAGCGGGCTTTGAAGCTGGGGACGAATAATAACTATGTTTCTTTGCTGGGCCAGAAATTGGGGGCACCCTATTCTGAATCATGGCTCAAGCGAAGCGGAAACTGGTATGTCAAATTTGAGGTAAAGTAGCCATGCATGAAGTACTGAAGAATTCCCGTCATGGGTGCGATCTGCACGGCGCCCTGCAAACCCTGGAAGAACTTTCCGGCGTAGCGGCGGTGGTACATGCCAACGCCGGCTGTGTGTATCAGCATTATTTGGCGGACCGGGCTGGCCATCTGGCTGGCGGGAGTGTTTATGGGCCGGAGATACCCTCTACTGAGGTTATTGAAAAGCAAATCGTTTTCGGCGGGGCATCCCGTCTGCGGGAAGAACTCAAAAATGCGGCTAAGGTAATTGACGGATCATTGTATATCATCCTGGGAAGCTGTGAAGCTGCCATGGTGGGGGATGATCTGGCGGCCATGACCAAGGAAGCTACCGATATTGCTCTGCCGGTTATTTTTTATTTTTCCGCAGGATTTAAGGGAGGCAGCCACTGGGGTTATGCTAATATTATGCGCGTCATTATACAGCAGCTGCCCTCGGTGAGAAAATTTAGCTCGGAAAAAATACCTGGTTTGGTTAATGTCTTAGGTATACTGCCTAAGGCGGATATCTTTTATAAAGGGGATATCCGGGAGATAAAACGACTCCTGGAAACTGCGGGATTGACGGCCAACACTTTTTTTGGGCCCCGGGACGGCGTAGCAGAACTGGAACGGAGCGCCCTGGCGGAGCATAGCCTGGTGTTTTCCCATTGGGGGCTTGCCGCTGCAGAACAGTTGAAAGAACAATACGGCATTCCCTATACGTTTTTTGAAAGTCTGCCCTTGGGAATCGAAGGAACAGCGGCATTTTATAAACAGCTTTCATCGGTGATTAAAATTGACGAGACGAGAACCACTGCTTTTCTGGGACAGGAAGAAGAACAATACCGCTATTACCTAAAATCCCTGACCGATGTCTATTTTGGAGAAACCCTGCAGAAAAACACAGCCCTGGTGGGGGACATCAGTACCGTAAAACGAATAAGCCCCTTTTTGGAACATTCCCTGGGCACGGTGATTCATACAGCAGTACTAACCGATGTATATACCCACGGTAAGGAAGAAGCCCGGCCTCCGGTTCCTGAGGGATTGGCCGGAGAAGTTTTTAAGACCGATGACAGCGCGGAAATTGATCAGATCCTGAGTGATGCGGATGTGGAGATGGTCCTGGGAAGTGCTCTGGAAGAGGATGCTGCGAAGCGCCTCAAAATTCCCCACCTTACCATTTCGACCCCTAATGGAAACCAGGTTCTGCTCCACAAGACCTACGCGGGGATCACGGGCGC from Treponema primitia ZAS-2 includes:
- a CDS encoding M67 family metallopeptidase: MLILPKEHFDLMIAHAVQGLPNEACGLFAGETVGNEKTVKAVYCLTNTDKSAEHFSMAPEEQFKAIADIRKKGYTLLGNFHSHPATPARPSEEDIRLAFDPSLSYIIISLKDPDPALKSFIIRNGAASEEPVQV
- the thiS gene encoding sulfur carrier protein ThiS produces the protein MTVTTNGKKIEVSGEISVSKLLEEAKVEMPEYVSVQLNDEMILRANFDTTLVKEGAVVEFLYYMGGGGRC
- a CDS encoding threonine synthase, whose translation is MKSSITGLICPKCHAHYDHRELQGLCRCGSPLLVEYDLISVGKKVNPDKLRHRPATLWRYGELLPVLDESNIVSLGEGFTPLTLLPKITAKYDFGNLLMKDEGVIPTGTFKARGAAVGVSKAKELGVTHVAMPTNGNAGAAWAVYAARAGISAHILMPEDAPRITRNESIAAGAEVYLVQGLISDCGKILARSIPAHGWYDVSTLKEPYRIEGKKTMGYEIVEQLGWQVPDVIAYPTGGGVGIIGIYKALKEMQGLGWIGEKLPRLVAVQASGCAPIVEAYRKKAKESEFFPNSKTIAFGINVPKALGDFLVLEALYETGGCAVAVEDREILESLAELASTEGAFVCPEGAAVLAALKRLRAENWLKADETAVLLNTGAGIKYPDTLQFKLNYCPVDGTI
- a CDS encoding sulfate ABC transporter substrate-binding protein, with the translated sequence MKREGFGKIVPYALVVSLFFAAIGGVSAGGQSASAGGTEQKGSVELLNVSYDPTRELYREYNDAFAKYYKDKTGVEVTIRQSHGGSGGQARGVIEGNEADVVTLALAYDVMQIGDKAGIIDSNWQTRLPNNSSPYTSTIVFLVRAGNPKNIKDWDDLVKSGVQIITPDPKTSGGAQWNYLAAYAFAKEKYGSDAQAREFVKQLYNNVPVLDSGARGATNTFVQRGLGDVLLAWENEAFLSINELGKDQFEIVVPSLSILAEPTVSWVDGITSRHGTLEVAKEYLSYLYSDEGQRIAGRNYYRPSNPQIAQEFVTQFPNLKLVHIDDYFGGWRKVHDYYFSDGGEFDTIIAELKKK
- the cysT gene encoding sulfate ABC transporter permease subunit CysT translates to MGIRIFGPKKNRAKLPGFGLTLGLSMLYMTILIFIPLSALILYSAKLPIKEFWALISDERVVTAFKISFSSTFYAAVFNFFFGLILAWVLTRYNFFGKRVLDALIDLPFAIPTAVAGISLATLFSKNGILGVFLHKFGIEIAYSKAGIVIALIFIGLPFVVRTVQPVIQELDKELEEAASSLGANFYQIFFRVLFPAIFPALLTGFALAFARGLGEYGSIIFISSNMPYETEIVPLLIVKKLLQFDYRGASAIGVTMLVCAFVLLLLINLLQSFARRRKIN
- the cysW gene encoding sulfate ABC transporter permease subunit CysW; the encoded protein is MSAYHRLNKEPRWIKPVLIAISLIFMAVFIFIPLITIFSQAFDSGVGAYFKALGNKDIFAAIRLTLVTALVCVPLNTFFGILLAWAITKFDFRGKNILITLIEVPFAISPVIAGLLFIFLFGSFGWFGHWLMAHHVKIVFAVPGIFIATAFVTFPFVARELIPLMQEMGKDDEEAAMTLGANGLQTFFRITLPNIKWGLLYGVVLTNARAMGEFGAVAVVSGLIRGVTTTMPLYIDILYGEYLFRAAFAVASLLTLLALVTLIAKTIIEHFIAEQRKSAEV
- a CDS encoding sulfate/molybdate ABC transporter ATP-binding protein, which encodes MSIEIAGIHKKFGDFTALENVNLSIPTGEITALLGPSGSGKTTLLRIIAGLETPDAGTISLFGEDSTNKQTKDRKVGFVFQHYALFKHMSVFENIAFGLRIRPRKLRPSKAEIRDKVFKLLSLVQLESLANRLPSELSGGQKQRVALARALAIEPRVLLLDEPFGALDAKVRQELRRWLRFLHDEIHITSVFVTHDQEEALEVSDNIVILNKGKVEQVGSPEDVYDHPANPFVYGFLGNVNLFHARLDKGVLNLEHREDDPQDADVSFFVRPQDVAISLTNGDGRGIEAQILTHRILGGRVRVNLKTLVGDKEIEADIEKKQWNLIKEENRDRVYIIFSGAKIYSKDEVWSDYAI
- a CDS encoding phosphoadenylyl-sulfate reductase encodes the protein MPSNRILASILDKISGPMALAFSHQAEDAAVLHLVLQSFPEFASGGLEGSGRTLEVFTLDTEKLFPETLAYHEEVERFFKVPIKKYRPDGGEVKKLEEELGDEWGMRGSLEKRHLCCKVRKVDVLGKVLAGKSAWITGLRAAQSVTRTGLQVLEYDEQNGLIKINPLAAWSDDDLAAYIKEHQIPLNPLYSEGFKSIGCAPCTRAVKEGEDIRAGRWWWENPDHKECGLHNRRKTG
- the cysD gene encoding sulfate adenylyltransferase subunit CysD; the encoded protein is MSEETGLTKLDRLESQSIFIIREAYKSFKNIGMLWSIGKDSTVLLWLAKKAFFGHIPFELIHIDTNYKIPEMIAYRDRLAKELKLRLVVGQNKKALAEKRTFVDGLDRISCCKELKTIPLRQTLDGVGARRVYDPNRDVWEEFETAEPYNAVIVGVRSDEEGSRSKERVFSARDEKSEWDASAQPPELWNLYKTEFAPKTHVRVHPLLDWTELNIWEYIEREKIPTISIYYNQGEGKRYRSLGCYPCTSPVDSDARNPGEIIEELISGKFRNIAERSGRAQDIDGGGTLETLRKEGYM
- a CDS encoding sulfate adenylyltransferase subunit 1 yields the protein MAITTTVEAANRERMDIVITGHVDHGKSTLVGRLLADTQSLPEGKLQAVKDSCKKNGRVFEYAFLLDALEDEQKQGITIDSARIFFKSKVREYIIIDAPGHIEFLRNMLSGASRAVAAVLVIDAVEGVAENSKRHGLLLSLLGISQVLVVVNKLDALNYDRQVFEDIKKEYVAYLETLKVKPLAFVPVSAREGKNITEAASEMPWYTGKTVLEILDSFRNLPSNEDSFFAMPVQDVYRFSNDNDERRIYAGTIVSGEISVGESVTFLPSRKEAHIKNIEVWNAPSKTRAITAEASGFTLEEEIYVKRGEVMVKSAEKAPVQTAERIRANVIWLGVRPFSFNKSYLLKLGSARAEVRLEKIESFLGEGEREEYSELRRNDCGSVILSLSRPMAVSAFFDNPVLGRFVIVDGYDAAGGGIVLENLDAKKTWQSLNSFEGVNTGGGFEEELFALLKKYFPHRFE